From the Hordeum vulgare subsp. vulgare chromosome 1H, MorexV3_pseudomolecules_assembly, whole genome shotgun sequence genome, the window ACGGTGGCACATATAAGGTTTCTAAAACACACTTAAGTTATAGACGCGACCTCCTCAGTGTTGAATGATACCATACAGATGTGTTCTGAGTGTGGCCGTAGGTGCATTGTCATCAATATGATGAGTTGGAATCAAAATTGATCGAGTTGAAAATAGTGGCTTGGATAAAACTGTTTACTTTCCTGTTTGCTAGCATGGTGTTTTGGCTTCGAGGCTCATCTGCATCCGTcctaaataaaaaaaatcaaaacaaatacatTATTTTAAAAAATCTACTTTTTTTTGTCATGGAAAAAATTTGatgcatgatgtccggtctatatTTCAAATTATTTGGACTTTCAAGTAGCGCtcggcaaaaaaaataaaaaaaatttaaGGTCTATTAAAAAGTGTACtgtttatgtactgtttggatctAATTTGTTCTTTTGTTGCTGAGAGCTATTCAGATTTTTAAATGATGTGAAATTTCAAGCAACCTCATGCAAGAAATTATCTACCTtgcaaaaaaaaacttagaagtttttgatgttttgaattttttttatgatttttttatttGACCGGGTGTAGATGAATCCGGGCTCGGAATTGAATATTCGTGGATAAAATTTCTTTATTTTGTGAGAAGGCAAACTTTCTTTTCATTAATGCCTTCCAACCCGGTGATTATTTTTGGTGACAATGCTAAGGTGGTGTTTCTTTACCCAGGGACTAGACTAAAAAAAAATTTTTAGTCCCTAGgtaaagaaacaggagggactttttctTAGGCTTAGTTCGGTTAATCCCATCCCTGCGGGGATGGAAGGGGATTTACACGGATTTTGGCTTGTAGGGGATTTAATCTCCCTCAATCCCCTTCAAATCCACATCAACCGAACAAGCCTTTAGGGGACTACAAAAAGACAAAAAGACTCTATTGAATGgacttttttctttagtccctgggactaaaaaaagtctagtCCCTGGAAAAGAAACAAAGGGGATTTAATCCCCTCAATCCCTTCAAATCCACATCAACCGAACAAGCCTTTAGGGGACTGCAAAAAGACTATTGAAGGgacttttttctttagtccctGGGACTAATAAAAGTCTAGTCCTGGAAAAGAAACACCACCTTGGAAAAGAAACACCACCTAAGACAACAACACTGTAGTAGGAGTCCTCTATTCTTTCTTCTTTCTACTTTCCCACAAAATGAAAGAATCATTCCCACAAAATGAAAGAATAAAAGAGCAGACGGCGGTCACCTGAAGGAGATGCAGTTGCAGTGGTGGGACAGGAGTCTGATGTCACAAAAAATTATGGTAGTTTGTTGATTTGAGGAACCCTATTTTCGCCCAAGATACTAGTAGATGGAGAATGTAGTGGTAGGACAGGAGTCGTGCGTTCGAACAGTGCAGATCCTATCTGAAATTCCAAGCCCAAAGCAGCGGTACACTGAAATTTGGGCACTCCCAAAACAAAACCACTAGGGTGTTGCCTCGCTGCTGCAGCCTAGTTTTCCTCTTATCCCTTTCTGATCCACAATTACAGTGGCGCAAGTGAAACACACTTTTCGCATACAGTTTACAAGCTCCATATGTACATGACAGCATCCATCCTCAACCGCCTCACACGAACACACAAGTTCCTCTCATGAATCATTCGCAGACTAATGCGCCTGCAAACAAACAGAGCCCCCCgcggaaggagaagcagaagatcaAAACGAGATTTAACAGCCCTGATGAGGATGAACCGATCGACGCCCGGCCCTACTGATGGTAGCAGTTGTCGTTGACGGGGATGTTCCGGGGCGCCATGAAGCCGTTGCCGGCGTCCATGAGTCCCAGGTTGGCGCAGGAGGAGCCCGCCGGCTTCATGTTTCTAGCCATCCCTCCCACCCCCAGCGTGGCGTAGCTCTTGCAGGGCTTCATCTTTTGCTGCCCGCgcggcttctccttcttctgcaggTCCTCCAGGCACCTCACCTCCGCCATGCACGCGAACGACTGCGACTTGCCCTGGTAGTACATCGACAGCCCCTTCCTGCACGCACGCCCAAGATCGTCGTCAGTCCTCGCGCCGTCAGCGAAAGAAACCCTCGCTCGCTCGTCGGCGTCGACGGATGAGTTGGTCCGAGTACTATACTACTACTACTTACTTGGCGGGGAGGTGCGCGGTCATGCCGGACATGTCGTAGATGCTGTCCGAGTTCATCCGCCTCAGCGGCGCCAGCGGCGGCGCGGACTGGCGGCGCCCGCCCGCGCTGCCCGGGAACCGGTCACCCTCGTCGCCCGACTCGCCGCCGGAGGACGCGCACGACGACGCCTcgaactcctcctcctcacccaTCGTCCTGCAGCTCATCTCGGCCCTGGCGCCCGATCTCCCGACCTACGGCGTAGCTCAAACGGCACGAAGACGCCGGCAGATATCACGCCTCTGGCTCTGGCTCTGGCTCTGctgtgtgtgtggttggtccctGCGAGTGCCGCTCTGGTCGTTGGCCTTTGAAGCCCCGGCGGGGTGGCGCGCGCATATATAGGGCGCTCGCGTGCCGGTCCGGTCGCGCCGAGAGCGCGGGCGGTGCGTGCCCGCTCCCTTTCGTTCGGACGCGCgtggtttggtttggtttggttcCATTTGATGACCGACACCGCGCCGGCTTAGCGTGCGCGATTCGCTGCAGACCGCGGTCGCCGTGGCCGCGCCGGTGCGTCTCCACCTCCACGGCAGGCACGGTCCGCAGTTTGATCAGGGGGGGAAAGCGGTCGGGTTGGCCACTCGCCCACTCCCACATGGCTTTTCCCGGATCCCGTTCCGGCCGGTCTGTCGTCCGGTCAGGACCGACCTCTGGTCTTATCCTCTTTCGCGTTCGCAATCGCGTGGATGTTTCATGGGTCCCGGTATGGCgccatcctttttcttttttctttcttgagGGTGGTATGGCCCCATTCTggaatgatgatgatggtgtgtgCGGCTGCGGCGTGGGTCCCGCGCATCATGGGTCGGGTCGTGTCCAATGCCAAACTCGCATGGAGTGTGTCCTTTTAATATTTCTTCCGGGGCATATATGTGTCCTTTTAATACTACTATTTGGCTGTGGACGTGTGGCCATTTTCCGTAGGAGCAGCGTGATCTTTAATACGGGGTGAATCTTTTAAGGGATCCATCTTGGTTAACCTACCTTTGGCTCCGTAGGAGCAGCGTGCGACCACCACGCATGTAAACCTACCTTTGGCTCCGCAACGGCACGTTCAATCTGACGCGCGTGCACGTGGGTGGTACGTGCGTTGtgcgttggtgctggtggtgctacGTCTAATCTACTCCAGTCTAGAGAGGAAAAGACATGTGTAGGAGGAGCTGCCTGACATGCATACGTTTCCTCTTGTGTGTAGGTGCAGCCTAGGCACTATTCATTTCGCACGGTGCCCACTCTCCATGAAAATAAGGGCCTGCTTGGTTCATCGTTTTGGGCCTAAAACCAATTGTAAAATATACCCTTGTTAAAAAAATACGGACGGGCCTCGTACATGTGATTGGTATGACGTTTTTGGACTGTAACTTTTACGCTTGTCTTCTCGTTTACATCCATAACACACCGGTATCCGATACAGACCGATCCCCATCGTTTTCCCCCACCGTCTCGCTCGAAACCCTATCCAGCTCGCTGCGCCGCCGGTATCCATCGGGCCTACCACCACGGCCGGAGCCCCCGTCCTGCAGATGGAGAGCACCAAGCACGTGGTCGTTTGGCActtcgtcatggcctccgtccgCCCCGTCGAGGAGGTGTACACAGCGGTCTGCGCCGTGGCCGACGAGGCCCGCGGCCACTACGACGAGGACGTGGCGGGAGCGTTGAGGAGCGCCTTCAGCTCCGACGACAGCCGCATGTTCTTCAACGTCGTGCTGCTCGAGAACCAGCTCCCGTGGGTGGTGGTCGAGACGCTCATGGGCTTCGCGCACCTGCCGAAGCTCGTCGGACGCGTGAAAGGCTCCCTGCAGGCCCGGCAGGCCGTCGACGAGAAACCTCCGCGTGGGACGGCAGCTACTCGCTGCAGCATCTCCTCAGCCTCCTGCGGCACTACATCGTTGGGACCGGCACCAAGCGCTCGTCCGAGTCGGCGTCGTCCTCCCACGACCTGTCCGAGAAGGCCAAGAAGGTGTCCATCTCCGTGAGCGCGGTGGAGCTCGCGGAGATGGGTGTCCGGCTGACGGCCACCAAGACGGGGGCGGAGCTGAAGGAGATGGGCGTGAAGAAGGCGTTGTTATCCCGCGAGCTCTTCCTGGGGCCGCTGCTGTCCGGAGATGGAAAGTGTGCCTTTAAAATTCTAGGGTGGAAGAAAAACAACAATCCAAACGGAGTCTGGGAAGCGGAATGAAAATACAATCCTTGACATGTATTTGGTTATAGGCTGCTATAATACAAGAGTAAAATGATACAAGGGTGGCAGAGAAACAACATTCCAAACGCAGcctaagggggtgtttgtttccagggactttttggtgtagggactaaaaaaagtcccaaaaagtcccatatgaaacaaacaggagggacttttagggactaaagtgGGGTGTTTGGGACTATTTGGAGAAGTACCTGtgggagggactttttgggactttttcctACCGTGCCCATCGTTATCCACTCGTCTCCTCCAGCCGCTCGCGCCTGCACCTCCCGCTCGCGCCGCCGCTCGCGTCTGCACCGAccgctcgcgccgccgccgccgccgctgccagcgcgctcggccgccgccgccgccatggacgAAGACGACGAGACGCAGCTCCCCTCTCCGTTCCGCTCGCATCAACCGACATCTCAGGGCTCCTCCGCCGGCGGCAATCTGAGAAGGGGATTCGGTTTTTTTATCTAAATCTAACAAGTGTTATTTAATAATATGgtcaggggtaacatggtctttttacatgtcatttgatgacctctagtccctgtttagtccctggaaacaaacgggtagggactagggacttttaagttgggactaaaaaaagtcccgggacttttgaaacaaacagggctaaaggaggtgaagtgaaacaaccatcacgaaaagaaaaaaaacaatcaCGTGGCTCGTTTTTCAAATTGACGTGGCTCGTGGCCGGAACTAAGTACGAACCTCAATTGTTTATCCCAAAATATACTGTACATACTTCGTCCAGACACTATCAGCATTTGCCTCCGTCCGTCTCCGCCACGTCAAACGAGCCGCATCGCCATCTGTGAGCATTTTCTATTTGTCCGAAACCCGGAGCCATGTTCCGTGAGCCCGAACACGAGGACGTGGCGGCGGGGATCGAAGTCGCGGAGCAACGGGGACACGCGTCGGGGCGGAGCCAGCTGCGTGTCCCGTGGAGAATCCGGCGAGCCTGACACGTCGTGCACACGTCGGCGCCGGAGCAAGGAAAAGACGGCTCGCGCTTAAACAAACCCCGGCGCGCCACCGCCATTTCCGGAGACGGGGGCCACGGTGTCTGACCGGCGACGTGGGGCCACGGTGTCTGACCGGCGCGACAGGGCGCGCGCGCCGACACGGGCTTTCTCGTGTTCGCATGGCAATGGCGATGCGATGGCATGGATGCTGCCGCCGCCCAGCACGAGGCGCCCCGGAACCAGATGCGGATGCGCTTTTGTTTTCCCTTGCCTCCGGGGCTTGTCCGGATGAGATGACCACTGTGCTAAATCTAGTGCAGGTAGTACTGGAGTATTGGTTAATCTTTGGCGTCGAGCTTACTGTGCTTATTAATGGTAAAAGCAATTTTAATGGAACGATCCATTTcatccgtcgtcgtcgtcggttgTTTAGGTCGATGTGGACAAAAGAAAAGGCACAACGCGCCGAACGAAACCTGTTGTGTAAATATGCAATTTTCCGAGtgtattaatccacgagataataactagcatgacattgactagactaatgacgtaCTGATCTTaaactaacctagcacatactacacatatagttgatacatctatgcatgcaagtagtactgctaggataagtACGAatatgaggataaacgagtcataccctccaataggcCAGTTGGTCGTAGCAGCAGCGTTGGCGTTGGACGCGGCTGTAGCAGTGGCAgcatcctctgccctcttcttctcagcttcaagggcgagacgatcgggcttggatggtgaagacatggcgatgacgaggacgacgcggatgtagacgaagcagacggacggagccgagcagtcgcgtgatcgctccccaaaaacctaatcgcccctctcccgtacaggaaccggagaggcggggtttcggaggcctgctctcccgtcgaccgtgtacgcggtaaacgggacggagtcgccggcggcagcagcagcaaaaggaacgaacgcgtgaggcggatgtgatctgattctcgtgacggctagggtaggcgttagcatgcttataaaggcggttggacggagagacgtgggccgaacccacgtccgagtcggtaacagcccacgatccgacgtctcggatgatGTCGTGTCCTTTACGTATTCTTCTttcctgaccgacaaaaataagcgcgtaggtatgagctcggctcattcccgcaacccgcgtcgtggcgaggcgtggcgaggcggacggc encodes:
- the LOC123415868 gene encoding uncharacterized protein LOC123415868, with amino-acid sequence MSCRTMGEEEEFEASSCASSGGESGDEGDRFPGSAGGRRQSAPPLAPLRRMNSDSIYDMSGMTAHLPAKKGLSMYYQGKSQSFACMAEVRCLEDLQKKEKPRGQQKMKPCKSYATLGVGGMARNMKPAGSSCANLGLMDAGNGFMAPRNIPVNDNCYHQ